The genome window CTAGGAAGTAGAACTTGCTTTTCACTTTCACTACCAAAGAATTGATAATATCGCTACTACTACATTCTGGAACACTTGATAAAGAGTATATGCAAGAGAACCGAGTATCCGTCAAGTGCCACTATAGCAGTATACTTGTAAAATTACTTAAGTTTGATGTACAATCTAATATGTAAGTTATGAGCTCATCAAAAGAAAAGGCTAAGAGCCTtagattaaatttttatgttttgatatAACATAGATGTGTATGCATGCGACGAAAAACATACTCATTGAGGAAAAAACCTGCATCAGAAAGACACTTGACTTTGGCATTCTTGGGCAAGACATCACGAAAATCATCACAATGAATGAGAGTTGCTAAACCTCCAGCTGAGCATCCGGAGAGAAGAGCCTGCAAAGTCATTAGCAAAATCATTTTAGTGGTTGAGCAGGTACACTTATGATGGACAAAACATTCGTATGAAACAATATACGAAACAAAACTCTAAAAAATGAATCCATCACTATAATTCATTGCAGgtcgatttaaaaaaaaaaaaagaatattcaagataaaataaaataaaggatCACATTAACTTAATGAAATGAATGACTTGGAATATAAAACTAACATGGTATTTTGTAATTTGACACGTAATTCAGAAGATAGAATTTGACAAAAATGATATAGCCCTAATGTGGGATAGCATAGAGAAAAATATTAACTCTGAACATTTGGCATCTAAAAGATAATTACATGCTAATTCAGTTACCTGTCTAGCATTTGATAGTCCTAGTGAAAGGAGTTCATCTTTGACTGCTTCCCAGATAAGTTGACCGCGGAAGAAGAGTTTTGCACCCTTCTGTAACATTATTGACAGCAAGCACAAGTAAGTTGCATACTTAACTTACAAGAAGAGAATAATTGTTACTTGACATAAAAATAAGGTTTCCACTTCATTACGATAGTATGAAGTTTTACAACCAACTATATATACCCACATTAATCTCACTCTCAGGGCGGCCAGCAAAAGATGCACCATCACAATAACGTATCTTGACTTTGTTCCAGCTAAAGAAATCTGAAAAACTCAAAAGTGTATTTATCTTCTTGAGACCAAGAACGAAATGATATCTACACAAGATGATGAGAACACTACGTCTAAACTCTCAAGTGAAAAAGTATTTGTCCCATGAAtcttttgcaaaaaaaaaaatcacaacaaTACAAAAAGGAACTAGAAGGAAGTATAATCTGACATTACTGACATATATTATATGTCAGCCAATTAAATAATTAGTGATAACCAAAAACAAGTAAAATAGATCAAGATCCTAACAGATATATTGGAAGGAAACTTTGGCCTAGCAGAACTCAAAATGATCTGGATTTTGGAGTATAATTGATTGTGGCTGCATTTCAAGACATTCATATTAGGGGCTCAACTTGTATTTTGAGTGACAATGTAAAACGAATGAGAGTACAGTTCGGGAATGTATTGCGTAGGATACTATTTGCATGAATACGTAAGCGACACCATTGAAGCGGTTAGAGTTTTTTAGAGTATTTATGCCCAGCAAAGCCAAATCAAAGTACTAAAATCTTAAACCTACTCAAGTTGATTAATGCAACAATAATAAATGCTAGGCGAATATTGTCTTAATAGTGCGGGATAGAGACTTATGGTCCAGAGTGTTTGCACAATTCGTTGCTTTATGGTGTACCATCTTTTATGTTCTATTTTATTACTTTGTCATTTAGTGGAAGAATGGCAGGTAAGTGGTTGTCTctattatttaaactaataaatattttattttaatctaatacaaattaatttataagattaaaatagtttttatttattaatttaatatttaaattatatatttattataaagtaTTATTAAGTTACCACTGGATAGTGCGGGTCGGGTTCAAATTCCGACCCATTAAACTTTTGGGTCGGGTTCGAGTTGGACAACAAAACAACTCAAACCTGATACCAAAAATTGCCAGCCATATCTACTAGTCAAGCAGCAGAGGTCAACATAAAGCTTTGAACAGTGTTTTGTAACTCTTTTGGGTGACTTGGCTTCGACTGGTTGACTGGTCAACTAGCAGACCCGAtctttatctttatatataaaaagatggTCAAGTTGCAAAACTAACCTTTTAAGTAACCTGATCGCGACCCACTCACCTccaattaaaaaattttatattcaacaaaatagaGATTGCAACAAGGTTCCAAAAGAGGCGTTAAGAGGGGAAATTTTTTAATCCatttctttcaaatattttcaaagGGGCAAAGAGTAGGGTTTTTTAAGGGGCCTTTTTGAAAAATACACTTCATTTatagtttgtttgttttttttgcaAACATGTCTTTGTTTTCCTAAATATTTTAcacttttttgaaaaattaaggttttgcaaaaaaaatgtaaCCGGATgtgaaacaacccgggtcaaatcccgagcctttttcgaaaatcgggtcaagtcccgaaatccgaaCCCAAAAATAAGCCtaaatatactggcccaactgcaacaacttgggtaatccacaagcccccaaaagatcatgatttgttggtgcaattggtagtaatacttatgcttataaactgaacaaatattcccactcttctcgatgtgggactggggtgttacaaactcccccacttaaattcctgacgtcctcgtcaggccgaaacggatagcccataggcTCAGATCGAACccctctagccattgtgggataataccggctggcttcgtgtccccgcctccggatctctgtccattgcgggataataccaccagccttcgtgtccccacctccggcaacttgacgaatcaagctttcgagagcccgctctgaataccatatgaaacaacccgggtcaaatcccgagcctttttcgaaaatcgggtcaagtcccgaaatctGAACCCGAAAATAAGCCTAAATATAttggcccaactgcaacaacttgggtaatccacaagcccaccacaggcccccataagatcatgatttgttggtacaattggtagtagtatttatgcttataaactgaacaaatattcccactcttctcgatgtgggactggggtgttacaggATGCAACTGAATACCAACCTCCAATGCAATTGAAATCAACTTCATTTTTTCCCGGAAAATGGTTGCATTGAGTTTTATTTGATTGCAAATCGTATAAGAAAAAGTTGCATCTAGTTGTTTAttagttgcaaatcgtattttcaCAATTATCTTCAAAAGATAGTAAAATTGCTATAGCCGTTGgattttttgaagaaaacatGAGTAGCAATAAATTTAACACAAAAGaatattcaataatataataacttGAGTACTACCAAAGGTTTAAGGGTCGACTTAAGTCCGAAAATATTAAACTAAgcatttatgttattatttcgaaatatacaaacaaaacatattattatatctaataaattaaatataaaacttacaATTGTTATTAAAgtagaaatttatttaattacatataactattataaatatataagatattacataatattaaaaagaacCATATATATAGGAAAGTTATTATGAAAGAATGTTGATGCACAGATTATAAGCTACTATATATTCTCCATCACAGAAGGGAATCACAAAATCTATTCATACGAAAAGTCGTTTAGTTTCCATATATACTTATTGGAGGAAAGTGTTTCATGCAAATGAGATTAAGAAAATTAGTAAAAGAGAATATAAATTCTTTTTGAAAGGATTTCCTCTTAATAATTCAGTTGTGGAAGTACAAAGTTTTTAGTCTGTTCTGAATGGAATGATAACTCAATGTATTATTAAATTGTTATGCCGAACTGATGGGAGCTACCTTTTTCACAATCCAACATGTAAGTTGAGGTATTGATATGAGATTTTAAAGTCCACCCACCCATTCGCAAACCAATGTAAGTTAAGGCAACAAAATGTGTCACACACTTAGGTTTATTAATACAAATATCCTAGTTTGAACGTCATTCTGGAAGTTCTAATGTAGTATTGCACAATTTATCACATGAAAGTTGACAGAAATCATAATAGTTTTAGTATATGTGTAGAGGTATGGTGTTCTGCATTTGGTTTATCTATATGGCAAGATAATCAAAGCACGGGCACAtctatatctaaatttttataacatTACGGCATGAAGCTTATAATCTCAATATTTACCAGGATTTTCGGATGGGTCAGAGCTCAAAATTCCACCAAATTTGACTTCAAGATCCATGTACTTTGAAGAACCAAGAGCGGTTGTCTTACGATAAGAACATGATGCTATTGTATTGCACCAACCTCCACCCTACATAGAGGATAAATCAGCTACTACAACACATACTGGATATTTAAGGCACTGAGTGCCAAGAAAATAATACATGCATCCCTAATCTTAGCTTGTCAGATGAAAACAGTACAAAGGAGACAGGAACAGGGTAACAAATTACCAACAGAAAAACAAGTTACTTAAACTGGTCCTACAAAAAGTTACTATAGCAGGATATAACAAAGAAAAGGGTCTCTTTGACTTGTTTACACAAGTTATGATTTTTCATGGTAGAGTCTGTATGAATGGAAGGGTCTGTCATACTTGTATCAATGCACTTAAGGCTTTCCAATGGAAATGACTGTCTAGAAATCATACAAATTGTATTGTCTATACTCTATAGAGCCACATATAAATATCAGTAATGCAGCTACATATTTGCCCTTTCAGTTGCTTATCTTATGACAATATATGCGTTAATTTGTGTCTCATATATGCATAAGTTATACAGAAAGTGCAACATCTTTTCAATTGACAAATTTAATTCTATAGTCAAATGTCACACAATGTGACTCTGAGACATGAAGTCATACTAATGCATAAATACATAACGCGATATGATGCAGGTGTGTGGTAAACCAAGAGAATGAAACACAAGACAAACATACAGTCCGTTCAGTTGAACTTAAGAAAGTGACTAGTCAACTAACTAacttatatatctaaaaataattatcaatgtaatttattattgtttagatattttaattaataaaacataaGTTGCACGTTGCAAGACAAAAGAAAGGCAAATACGAGAAGCCGATGTGGAATTTCTAATGGTAAAGTTTTAAATATGTTGAATTCAGTTGAAAGGTACAACATGGGGTTTTTGGCTTATAAGAAATTACAACTTACATCTACAACATAATAAACATGCTTGATTCCTCTAGTGAAATCAATAACATTTCCATAATAATGTAAATGCACTACTTCAAATTCGAAGTTCAAAAGGACTCAATAACAGAATCGCCAAACCCATAGAAAAACTCAACAAACTAATCACTTGGGCAGCAAAACAACAGAAATAAAGGCCAAAATAGCAGGTAAGAAACCTCGATATGAAGAAGCCAATTGCGAGTACCAGATCCAAAACCTTTCTGAAAATGATATCCAGGTAAACTGCCATCCAAACAAACTGCAAATTCCACAAATAAGCTACTTAACAAAATGTACATCACATAAAATAAACTATAAAAACCAAGAAATTGGGATTAAAGATTAAGGGCAATGATGAAAGTATTACAGGCGCCAGTTTTCTTGGCATTGCTGATCAAGGTGAGTGGGACCATCTCTGAAAGTTGGGTCAATTGGGTGGTTTTATTTGGTGAAGCGGAGAAGAGTGAGAAGCCCAGCAAGAAGATGGCAACTACAGCCGCGGCGGCGGCGACCCAGTTTAATTTACGCCGCCATATCCTCCGGTGAGTGCTTATGCTTAACATACTCTGGAGATTGAATGTCATTGTGCGGTACCCTTTTGTTTGTGTGTATTAAACGAGTGCCGATCAGTGTGGGTGAGATGGGAGGTACGAGGCTTTAATCAATTGCATATATGTTTGACTGGAAACCTTTCCAAACACAACTAGTTAAACTGAACCAGAGCAGCTTCAGATTATGGTTAAAATATTGGAACGCTTAAATTTACGAAATCTATCAAAGatgtttcattttattttcacatatttaataagtaaaaaataattctctaaaaaaatatttatgtaaaaaaatatcgCCTAgcttatttaaattatgatttcaaatatttaaaaattctgatgatatttaatcaagattttaaattatgcttaaaacattaatgatattttattgagattatttaaaattcattaaatgatgatggatttcttttaatttcatatAATGACAGATTTTGTGagatcattttatattttttaaatttcatccTGATCTACAAGAATTTTGATGCATTATGCTCAAATGTTAGAGTATCTACGTTAATTGAACGACATTTTTTCGAATACGCTAcaccaaatataaaattaaaataatatataatccatataatttataaattattatttccttttTTCCTATAATCTCTTTACCATTTTTTTAAACTGTTAGACACGAATTTTAAAATGCATATAAAGTACAGTTcaggatttgttttaaaaaatttcttgttcagtataatttagaaaaaaaatttgaaattaattatcAAACCATATCTtatgagaattttaaaatatacgtCAAATCTCTATCACTGATATAACTAATTGAGGAGACAAAAAAGTATTAAAATGATCTATTAGTATTTCAAAATCACTGCTGTTCGGTGTGGCCAAAGCACTTGAACATGCTAAATTTGCTGATTAATTGGtagaaatcaaatttataacacCGCCTCATTTCATGACAAATATTCATCATGCATGATGTAATAAAGTACATTGATTCAATTTTGAGCAAAAAGAAACAAGACGTGCTCGAATGTTGAGAAAAGAAAGTTGACTCACAAATATAATAGGACAACGTGGTTAACACTAAAGTTTTGTGATCGATAGAATGTtttgttaatcaaataaataatcaattatcaATCATGGAACTAAACAAATTCTTTGTGGTATGCAAAAACTGAGGTGAGAATTAGTAATGACCAAACAAAATTGCAACGTTCATGCAAGACCCTTCTTTTTCTCCCTTCCACTTCTCTCTCAATAATCTCTCTGCCATTCCCAGAGAGAGAGTGTTTTTTTTGTTACCTAAACAACAaaacaatttcaaaaaattgtCCATTTTATTCTTGATAGAATTGTTGAGATCTTTCACCAATGTGCAACAATGGACGTCAAGAGGACATTAACTATGAACTGGGACCGTATAGGAGACGACGATGACCAGTTCTTTGAGTCCTGCGATCGGATTTCATCAGCTTTACCTGTTGACTTGGATTCATCTGATGAAGAATACGATGACAGTCGAATGTCATTTGCTTCTGCGGTCTCCTCTGCAGCAGTACTTAAAGAAATACGCAGTGTCAGCTTCAAGTCATCCGCGAATCCTCCATCTGTGTTGGAGAATTATGATGTATGGATGGCGGAACCAGGGTCTGTTCAGGACCGACGAAAGCGTCTGTTTCAAGGTATGGGGCTGAATAGTAACAGAGATCTTCTGGCCATGGCCAGTGCCAGGTTTGGTAGAGGTGTTTCGAAGAAAATTGTGCCCCAGAGGCAGGAAGGTGATGATAAATCTAAGAAAGAAGAATCGAAGAAAGAGGCTGTGAGCAAGACTGAGGGCGAGAAGAAGAATGCAAATGAGAATGCTCCTCAGGCATTGCCAGCAACAGCTATTTTACTTGTTCGTTCTAGATCAGATGGAGAAATAACATCACTTTTATCTGATTCCAGAATGAGGAGAAAAGAGTTGAAGGGAACTGTTTCAAAACAGCGCCTTCATCGGACATTCTCACTTATCATGACACCAAATGTTGATGTATGTAAGGTTACCAAAGCTGTAAGATTTGAATCACCAGGAGGTAGTTCCTCACTAAATAGCGATGACCAATTAGGATCATATTTCCTAATAAGGAATTTAGATACTGGAACTGAATTCATCGTTAAGGAATACAATGACGACGGAATGTGGAACAAACTCAGTGATCTTCAGACAGGAAAGCAGCTTACAATGGAAGAATTCGAGAAGTCTGTAGGACATTCGCCAGTTGTGAAGGAGTTGATGCATCGAACAAGTTTAACAAAAAATCCAGATGACGAAAAGAAAGTACCTGCAACTGCAGACTCATCGATTGCTAAAAGCATTAGAAACAGCAAGAAAAAAGGGGCTGCACTATTGAAGAACATAAAGGATGTAGCAAATAGCATGAGTATCCTTATGGGCGACAAAGAAAAAGCACAGCAACAGGCACCGCCAGAACAGAAAACCAACAACAAAAACTCCTCTTCCCAGTGGGTAAAAGTCCGTCAGCAAGGAAAGCAGTATAAAGAATTTACGGGTTTGCACTTGTGTCAAGAAATCCAGGCTCACGAAGGATCTATTTGGACCATTAAGTTCAGCCCTGATACATGTTTCCTTGCCAGCGCAGGAGAAGATAAGGTTATCCATGTCTGGGAAGTGCAAGAATGTGAAGTTGTGTCATCAAGACCGCCTGATGATACGAATTCTTCCAGCTCCACACCAGTACACCCAATGGCAGGCAGTTCTCCTGATCGCCCTCCTCTGCCAGAGAATAACCCTGCCCCAGCAGAGaagaaaacaaaaggaaagaa of Daucus carota subsp. sativus chromosome 3, DH1 v3.0, whole genome shotgun sequence contains these proteins:
- the LOC108210694 gene encoding pectin acetylesterase 5, yielding MTFNLQSMLSISTHRRIWRRKLNWVAAAAAVVAIFLLGFSLFSASPNKTTQLTQLSEMVPLTLISNAKKTGAFCLDGSLPGYHFQKGFGSGTRNWLLHIEGGGWCNTIASCSYRKTTALGSSKYMDLEVKFGGILSSDPSENPDFFSWNKVKIRYCDGASFAGRPESEINKGAKLFFRGQLIWEAVKDELLSLGLSNARQALLSGCSAGGLATLIHCDDFRDVLPKNAKVKCLSDAGFFLNEKDIAGNHTIQSFYHDVVQLQGVSKSLNKDCVAKKDPFKCLFPQEFTSSIKTPIFLVNPAYDFWQIQNILVPVSSDFHGDWSTCKRNIHNCSPNQVAILQGFRNSLLKALTNFLQINGGVFINSCYIHCQTWIAETWHGPASPKINNKTIAESVGEWYFNDKTVQQIDCPYPCNPTCYNMVFP
- the LOC108213399 gene encoding uncharacterized protein LOC108213399; protein product: MDVKRTLTMNWDRIGDDDDQFFESCDRISSALPVDLDSSDEEYDDSRMSFASAVSSAAVLKEIRSVSFKSSANPPSVLENYDVWMAEPGSVQDRRKRLFQGMGLNSNRDLLAMASARFGRGVSKKIVPQRQEGDDKSKKEESKKEAVSKTEGEKKNANENAPQALPATAILLVRSRSDGEITSLLSDSRMRRKELKGTVSKQRLHRTFSLIMTPNVDVCKVTKAVRFESPGGSSSLNSDDQLGSYFLIRNLDTGTEFIVKEYNDDGMWNKLSDLQTGKQLTMEEFEKSVGHSPVVKELMHRTSLTKNPDDEKKVPATADSSIAKSIRNSKKKGAALLKNIKDVANSMSILMGDKEKAQQQAPPEQKTNNKNSSSQWVKVRQQGKQYKEFTGLHLCQEIQAHEGSIWTIKFSPDTCFLASAGEDKVIHVWEVQECEVVSSRPPDDTNSSSSTPVHPMAGSSPDRPPLPENNPAPAEKKTKGKNSSKKKGNSIPDYVNVPGTVFALSERPVCSFTGHQDDVLDLSWSKSQLLLSSSMDKTVRLWDMETKDCLKMFSHNDYVTCIQFNPADDDYFISGSLDAKIRIWNVPNRQVVDWMDVHEMVTAACYNPDGQSAVIGSHKGTCRLYSTADSKLEQKENIDIQTKKKAPPKKVTGFQYNPSNPSELLITSADSRIRIFDGSDITHKFRGHRNTSSQIASSFSPDGKYIISASEDSQVFVWKLEESRNGKSKTLVSIASHEHFPSKDVSVAIPWPGSIKNEVPVVELHSRKHSKRTTPQSQSTNVSPTKEDAGTNSKGQLPPLPQKNNQSDKVKSSPEEDQDQISRTESGIGESLSSASVRDDPSSISNSSSSLGSWSSSWSWFDGGNSHGHTVQATAWGMVIVTAGVGGEIRAYQNFGLPLKAGRQTYLFRDLT